From Plasmodium brasilianum strain Bolivian I chromosome 5, whole genome shotgun sequence, the proteins below share one genomic window:
- a CDS encoding Rab5-interacting protein: MEKSNRTNDIRLFKKLFHEKLTKNEMDDVFFYYKQVIGLIAGIISGILRIKGIWGFLFFFILQFLTSFALYNRKIHENYFLDNYNIATNIMEMKTTKFSLQVEYFSKNPLNNIGENVSDNFLLS; encoded by the exons atggaaaaatcaAATAGAACAAATGATATTaggttatttaaaaaacttttccacgaaaaattaacaaaa AATGAGATGGACGatgtttttttctattataagCAAGTAATAG GCTTAATAGCAGGTATCATATCAGGAATACTACGTATCAAGGGAATTTGgggatttttatttttttttattttacaatttctCACATCCTTTGCCTTATACAACAGAAAAAtacatgaaaattattttcttgaTAACTATAATATTGCAACGA ATATCATGG AAATGAAGACGACAAAATTTTCATTGCAAGTAGAATATTTTTCGAAAAATCCTCTTAACAATATAGGAGAAAATGTGTCAGATAACTTTTTGTTGTCATGA
- a CDS encoding calmodulin-like protein yields MNKYKLSKERRSEIEFIYNEFDKDKNGLDGKQLLYLLKSVGVFLNKNESTALLEECRINGKLNLDNFYAIIQEFYYDENIAKLLLTSLQAHTRESAKTISLQKLKYLLMTLGTGVRLTEDEVDAFLNIEFNANKNKDVSFDDFIYKVLKE; encoded by the exons atgAATAAGTACAAATTGTCTAAAGAAAGG AGATCTGAGATAGAgttcatatataatgaattcgATAAAGATAAGAATGGGCTAGACGGAAAAcaattattgtatttattaaagtCTGTTGGCGTTTTCCTcaataaaaatgaatcaACTGCTCTGCTTGAAG aatGTAGGATAAATGGTAAATTAAATTTAGATAACTTTTACGCTATTATTCAAGAATTCTACtatgatgaaaatattgCAAAACTGTTATTAACATCATTACAAGCTCATACTAGGGAGAGTGCTAAAACTATTAGCTTACaaaaactaaaatatttattaatgacATTGG GTACAGGTGTAAGATTAACAGAAGATGAAGTAGATgcctttttaaatatagaatttaatgcaaataaaaataaagatgtATCATTTGAcgattttatatataa GGTATTAAAAGAATGA
- a CDS encoding hypothetical protein (conserved Plasmodium protein): MLPNFEFGDKKKITENKKVHSSIREKQLKIAELMNYKKNDNSERKNVDFNFEEQKDEPSEKGNKFSISNAYIAETLNKKLFQKSSTSKFASSSFRNKPNSDERNKVLILTKYKGTTTNKKDTNINKVSENYKNQLSNVFLLKNKFGSAKSRFFYQKKSSDISKKDYITRDNSTISNKNSKVDDINYKIGENSLMQGISRSCSHSIIMDDIGGGNDNNVDKHTKDNCNHNGGDDKDNDNYNDNNKNESMIIGGPHKHDYSNNSSSVKPTTCKKRRANFFLCFSKLKIKHSKRKNDLQCNSKTKKKDLSKEEENIGNSSSNKGVSEHPDSSKKNIKQFFCVK; the protein is encoded by the exons ATGTTACCTAATTTCG aatttggtgacaagaaaaaaattacagaGAATAAGAAAGTTCACTCCTCGATAAGGGAAAAACAATTAA AAATAGCCGAACTGATGAATTACAAGAAAAATGACAATtctgaaagaaaaaatgtagatTTCAATTTTGAAGAACAAAAGGATGAACCTAGTGAGAAGGGAAATAAATTTAGTATATCAAATGCATACATAGCTGAAACgttgaataaaaaattatttcaaaaaagttCTACGTCCAAATTTGCTTCTTCATCTTTTAGAAATAAACCAAATAGCGATGAAAGAAATAAGGTATTAATCCTAACTAAATATAAAGGTACTActacaaataaaaaggatacaaatataaataaggtAAGcgaaaattacaaaaatcaATTGAGTAATGTTTtccttttgaaaaataaatttggaTCTGCAAAAAGCAggtttttttatcaaaaaaagtCAAGCGATATTTCCAAAAAAGATTATATCACACGAGATAATTCCACTATTAgcaataaaaattcaaaagtggatgatataaattataagatAGGAGAAAACTCATTAATGCAAGGGATTAGCAGGAGTTGTAGTCATAGTATTATCATGGATGATATTGGAGGtggtaatgataataatgtagACAAACATACTAAAGATAATTGTAATCATAATGGTGGTGATGATAAAGATAATGACaattataatgataataataaaaatgaatctATGATAATTGGTGGACCACATAAACATGATTATTCTAACAATTCAAGTAGTGTTAAACCCACAACATGTAAGAAAAGAAgagcaaatttttttttatgtttttcaaaattaaaaataaaacatagtAAGCGAAAAAATGATCTTCAATGCAAtagcaaaacaaaaaaaaaagatcttAGCAAAGAAGAGGAAAACATAGGAAATTCCAGTAGCAACAAAGGGGTTTCTGAGCACCCGGACAGTAGTAAAAAGAACATAAAGcaatttttttgtgttaaatga
- a CDS encoding hypothetical protein (conserved Plasmodium protein) — MPRTQKYGNTRTTLRLEKSASSAEKPLSSNINNSKIYEEIKTYLSNTSFLRKDKNNNANYLDEFICNFVSSPDGWNKVEIDDMNNNDIKNLINFLNEEYKRAFLSTDKKRKKAENNLNSENLKSLLVSLGSVVIDDMNLEAFYNHVEIYLLLLKFCKDNYVSFSFIKNEIVNIMNKIIKYSQNYLHDTHSCDKLKIVFLNMHELIKDIKKNNAIKVNIRNFLYILNSNIVLNNNNIFYFLTEIFSSLNLLVQKNPELVHQYEYIINPHFFFLCIFSLYSYNISKARFYYFLLLIHNQVNLTDLKEHVLKYDDNLNYSVYRNCIINTIFEEEKKKYESIKEIIVESENNATNIKKRNEKCIENLKDISNEKEKKIPESSKEQLLVKEYRTLLFKELYDNISIKILLFYVFFYFSDHYFCIIILLNFKNLAKNRNQDDRLVHITNYFFFILLDNLCYIRDYSKILLVLSLYKKNFISFNEKNLHDVKKIFNLVINNNIEEVHSIGLSNLLLEISESIKNVENEKKCINKNNVKNLCGNKNVHKKVHKNNIILKEKNEKEVTKIDDEHATEESGKPFVSNSKGKNEIISSSYMKDNFNNYLLYLLKKKAYDKIEHLEKRDNVYVNNKTYSLFIQSYLSNHKYDKVYKVYKKMKLKKNIPIKYLNVKNLIYSFKKCDIDKGDVLNELKLISKSYLNLYFSKDSYFVLTKTMLYKHICNYLKKKCDMNLIINIFNLNELIKYFIKFKSFINIRKLYFLLLKYSFIKTYKTYLILIRFFNNLNHEKNEQINMESEMEVGETDFSEDEKVESETNCPFKKNRGIYNDIINLRKKKLSYYIFKSKESKEDFNLYNKVYEIAKKDKYDMSLFILSNFITEYIFFDHPSDEILESELSNINNILNIYFESVNLFFHKQNYRITLNIFFFLLLFLNYYVTRYIKNDIKYARFLKQNAINFFLSNNYEIIKMNKNDIYAYIPNFILNMVFLSVNHLKNAQHLKELISMGLEHDSYDYNKNTIDPVNCKNIMFIFLLLKNNVILCNATMEKDIYDKQKNNNNNNNKKNITEIANVKIKSNYLYKDIIEKNYNEEKHVELNRLFASSNNVANVFVKLKYTIGSNKINEDSLKDFLFNKLKMFVSNRNFDSLINILKDIFFTYNNIIYLNSRDFLRIYENLDGIYDNVLSVLTIIIFAENNRNFKEQNALLSKGSEEHLEIESNEINIHEYIAMLRSMNKDYFKHLLNQKIVSNILKNYESFIHMCIYFDLSKKRVDNIVNFLEMLRKCNIALSTEILIDIFSLLFDRNMNNLIFNEFEIFSSSKKANNFELYYIVMKAAFFEENVGMTLKIFSIVLSLFNVRNIPLNFFECVLLILKKKGKFKDLYESTDKLHRELINFEKNKHFLSLDNLTLDFKTYQQHTMHIKQIKLKGFRTYKNEITIDFTKGINCIVGFNGSGKSNILLAIEFILSDICEYKQVFLHEGIGNAVRSCYVEIIFDNSEKYFSMFKENEIKIKKVLENMKCEIYVNDKNISKNQYVELLESCGLCINNLYNIIKQGQIIKLSNMQDEEILNYLKSILGAKIFEEKKKDALSMLKECDSKKDTIEKEFNDMNTKLESLQEEFEKFLEYKKLEKEKVYLEYFLNEINYKNIYEETQILKSKLQQLKGKTQDEDNNLNLSNSTKSEYTEKLNKMKLEIVSYQNELDKTVSEEIQNKRNIIHLEILIDEKKKEKSLKESKNKCKIENINQINEFILRVNEKLQSLKSVINIKEREIENKNNEINMLLSKNKMNNTKEGSYSHNVKKIEKMINDINKELSFLEKETIKNEKYLQEFEEESKLLKENIEGNKSLSEKYVDEINELNNKSERCVEQKRQCQQKISQGTANLNNIKSQMIEVNEKYEEMIKSSNKEIVKMVDLILQDGNINKENILGFLIDNINVDNTYVKAVDTVLENHYFTLIVEDMKTAKKIVEFIEKKRDEKKNKEFDFKDFFFGKLTIVPLLNIKKYSEFTYPNDKNIIPLINCVNYNSKIYEFLKNILFKTVIVKSLESCQNYLEDSYNCVNIEGDYLSNHGFMNGGYNKKKYGIYTIYNKLKELKEEEKKEKSTIEELTKKIEKIEDELIDIYDKKSTMLAQKNGCVTTLNSITNNIHANDENIRTTNEKIKYLKEKKENLEEYKDKLKIQILQLRSNNINPDESHNGVDDINSLNDEVKKLKEELNKIRNEYDDFKNKLELLYQKRNENDSNIYMEEYEDVDIDEYNKELKDKKYYIEKASYK, encoded by the exons ATGCCACGTACACAAAAATATGGTAATACAAGAACAACGCTCAGGTTAGAAAAATCAGCTTCTTCTGCTGAAAAGCCCCTAAGTTCAAATatcaataatagtaaaatatatgaagagATAAAAACGTATCTTTCTaatacttcttttttaagaaaagataaaaataataatgcgAACTACCTGGatgaatttatatgtaatttcgTCTCAAGTCCAGATGGCTGGAATAAGGTAGAAATTGatgatatgaataataatgatattaaaaacttaataaatttcttaaatgaagaatataaaaGAGCATTTCTATCTActgataaaaaaagaaagaaggcAGAAAACAATTTGAATTCAGAAAACTTAAAGTCATTGTTAGTCTCTTTGGGATCTGTTGTAATTGATGATATGAACTTAGAAGCGTTTTATAATCACGTAGAAATCTATTtgcttttattaaaattctGCAAAGACAATTATGTATCTTTTAGCTTTATTAAGAATGAAATAGTAAacataatgaataaaattataaaatactcACAAAATTATTTGCATGATACACACTCATGTGATAAGCtgaaaattgtatttttaaatatgcatGAACtcataaaagatataaaaaaaaataatgctaTAAAAGTAAACATTAGAAActtcctttatattttaaacagTAACATAGttttaaataacaataatatattttattttctaacagaaatattttcatcattgAATTTACTTGTGCAGAAAAATCCAGAATTAGTTCATCAATACGAATACATAATCAACcctcattttttctttttatgtattttttcattatattcttACAATATAAGTAAAGCTcgcttttattattttttgctgTTAATTCATAACCAAGTAAATTTGACGGATTTAAAAGAACATGTCTTGAAATATGATGATAACTTAAATTATAGTGTATACAGGaattgtattattaatactattttcgaagaagaaaaaaagaaatatgaatctattaaagaaattattgTAGAAAGTGAGAATAATGCcactaatataaaaaagagaaatgaaaaatgcaTTGAAAACTTAAAAGATATAAGtaacgaaaaagaaaagaaaattccTGAAAGCAGTAAAGAACAGCTTTTAGTAAAGGAATATAGAACTTTACTATTTAAAGAGTTATATGACAATATAtccattaaaattttattgttttatgtttttttttattttagtgaccactatttttgtattatcattttgttaaattttaaaaacttaGCAAAAAACAGAAACCAGGATGATCGTTTAGTGCATATtactaattattttttctttatattgtTAGAcaatttatgttatataaggGATTACTCGAAAATATTATTGGTTTTAAGCCTGTATAAAAAGAACTTTATCTcgtttaatgaaaaaaacttACATGatgtaaagaaaatttttaacttagttataaataataacattgAGGAAGTACATTCTATCGGTTTATCTAACTTACTTTTAGAAATTAGCGAATCcattaaaaatgtagaaaatgaaaaaaaatgtataaataaaaataatgtaaaaaatttatgtggAAACAAgaatgttcataaaaaagtacataaaaataatataattttgaaagagaaaaatgaaaaagaagttACAAAAATTGATGATGAACACGCAACTGAAGAAAGCGGGAAACCCTTTGTTAGCAACTCAAAAGgtaaaaacgaaataattaGTTCCAGTTATATGAAGGACAATTTTAAcaattatttgttatatttattaaaaaagaaagcatATGACAAGATTGAACACTTGGAAAAAAGAGATAACGTGTacgtaaataataaaacatatagtttatttattcaGTCATATTTGAGTAAtcataaatatgataaagtGTATAAGGTGTACAAAAAGatgaaattaaagaaaaatatacctattaaatatttaaatgtgaAAAATTTGATATACAGTTTTAAGAAGTGTGATATAGACAAAGGGGATGTATTGAATGAATTAAAACTGATTAGTAAatcttatttaaatttatatttttcaaaagattcttattttgtattaactAAAACAATGttatacaaacatatttgtaattacttaaaaaaaaaatgtgacatgaatttaataattaatatatttaatctaAATGaacttataaaatatttcataaaatttaaaagttttattaatataagaaaattatatttccttttactaaaatattcctttataaaaacatataaaacatacttaatattaataagatTTTTCAACAATTTAAATCATGAGAAAAATGAGCAAATAAATATGGAAAGTGAAATGGAAGTAGGTGAAACCGACTTCAGTGAAGATGAAAAAGTAGAAAGTGAAACTAATTgtccttttaaaaaaaataggggAATTTacaatgatataataaatttaaggaAGAAGAAACTGTCGTATTACATTTTCAAAAGTAAAGAGTCGAAAGaagattttaatttatataataaagtttATGAGATTGcgaaaaaagataaatatgacatgagtttatttatattaagtaACTTTATTAccgaatatattttttttgatcaTCCGTCAGATGAAATATTAGAAAGTGAACTGagtaacataaataatatactaaacatatattttgaatcagtgaaccttttttttcataaacaGAATTATAGGATAActctaaatatatttttttttctactactatttttaaattattatgtgacaagatatataaaaaacgaTATTAAATATGCCCGTTTTCTAAAACAAAATGccataaatttctttttgtccaataattatgaaataattaaaatgaataagaatgatatatatgcatatatacccaattttatattaaatatggtCTTCTTATCTGtgaatcatttaaaaaatgctcAACATTTGAAGGAGCTTATTTCAATGGGTTTAGAACATGATTCGTAtgattataacaaaaataccATTGACCCGGTAaactgtaaaaatataatgtttatatttttacttctgAAAAACAATGTAATTTTATGCAACGCAACTATGGAAAAAGACATATATGATAAgcaaaagaataataataataataataacaaaaaaaatattacagaaATTGcaaatgttaaaataaaaagtaactatttatataaagacataattgaaaaaaattataatgaagaaaaacaTGTAGAACTAAATAGACTATTTGCTAGCTCTAATAATGTTGCAAATGTAtttgttaaattaaaatatacaattggttcaaataaaataaatgaagattCTTTGAAAGATTTTTTATTCAACAAGCTGAAAATGTTTGTAAGTAATAGAAACTTCGattcattaataaatatattaaaagatattttttttacgtacaacaatatcatatatttaaattcaaGAGATTTCCTTCGCATATATGAAAACTTAGATGGGATTTATGACAATGTATTGTCTGTCTTaaccattattatttttgctgAGAACAATAGAAATTTCAAGGAACAGAATGCTTTATTATCCAAAGGATCAGAAGAACATTTAGAAATAGAAAGTAACGAAATAAACATTCATGAATATATCGCAATGTTAAGGTCTATGAATAAAGATTATTTTAAACATCTATTGAATCAAAAAATAGTGagcaatattttaaaaaactacGAAAGTTTTATTCATATGtgcatttattttgatttaagtaaaaaaagggTGGATAATATAGTAAATTTCTTGGAAATGTTAAGAAag TGTAACATTGCCCTTAGTACAGAAATATTGATAGATATCTTTTCTTTACTCTTCGATAGAaatatg aataatttaatattcaatgagtttgaaatattttcttcatctAAGAAGGcaaataattttgaattatattaCATTGTTATGAAAGCGGCGTTTTTCGAAG AAAACGTTGGAATGACCCTGAAGATTTTCAGTATCGTGTTAAGCTTATTTAACGTAAGAAATATTCCTTTAAATTTCTTTGAATGTGTTctattaattttgaaaaaaaaggggaaattTAAAGACTTATATGAATCTACAGATAAATTGCATAGGGAGctaataaattttgaaaagaataaacatTTCTTAAGTTTGGATAATTTAACACTTGAT TTTAAAACATACCAGCAACATACAATGCACATAaagcaaataaaattaaaaggttTTCGAACgtacaaaaatgaaataacgATCGATTTTACGAAAGGAATTAATTGCATAG TGGGGTTTAATGGGTCAGGTAAAAGTAATATCCTACTGGCCATCGAGTTTATATTAAGCGACATATGTGAGTACAAGCAGGTTTTTTTACATGAAGGAATAGGAAATGCTGTTAGAAGTTGTTATGTGGAAATAATTTTCGATAATtctgaaaaatattttagtatgTTTAAAGagaatgaaattaaaataaaaaaagtattagaaaatatgaaatgtGAAATATACGTTAATGATAAGAATATTAGTAAGAATCAATATGTTGAGTTGTTAGAAAGTTGTGgtttatgtattaataacttatataatattattaagcaaggacaaataataaagttgAGTAATATGCAAGatgaagaaattttaaattatctaaaaagtattttaggtgcaaaaatatttgaagaaaaaaaaaaagatgctTTATCTATGTTAAAAGAATGTGATTCTAAAAAAGATACAATTGAAAAAGAATTCAATGATATGAATACAAAATTAGAGAGCCTACAAGAAGAATTTGAGAAATttttagaatataaaaaattagaaaaagaaaaagtttatttagaatactttttaaatgaaataaattacaaaaatatttatgaagaaacacaaatattaaaatcaAAACTGCAACAATTAAAAGGTAAAACACAAGATGaagataataatttaaatttaagtaATAGTACCAAATCAGAATATACCGaaaagttaaataaaatgaagttaGAAATTGTGTCCTATCAAAATGAGTTAGACAAAACGGTTTCAGAagaaattcaaaataaaagaaatattatacatCTAGAAATCCTaattgatgaaaaaaaaaaagaaaaaagcttaaaagaatcaaaaaataaatgcaaaattgaaaatataaaccAGATTAACGAATTTATACTCAGAGTTAATGAAAAGTTACAAAGTCTCAAAAGTGTTATCAATATAAAGGAAAGAGAAATAGAGAATAAGAACAATGAAATAAACATG cttttatcaaaaaataagatgAATAATACGAAGGAGGGAAGTTATTCCCATAATGTGAAAAAAATCGAAAAGATGATAAATGATATCAATAAAGAATTGTCCTTTTTGGAGAAGGAG ACcataaaaaacgaaaaatatcTGCAGGAGTTCGAGGAAGAGTCCAAGCTTTTAAAGGAGAATATTGAGGGGAATAAATCATTGTCAGAAAAATATGTGgatgaaataaatgaactCAACAAT AAATCAGAACGTTGTGTGGAACAAAAAAGGCAATGTCAACAGAAAATATCACAAGGGACTGCaaatttaaataacataaaaagtCAAATGATTGAAGTAAATG aaaaatatgaagagaTGATAAAAAGTTCTAATAAAGAAATTGTCAAAATGGTTGATCTTATCTTACAAGatggaaatataaataaggaaaatattttaggATTCTTAATAGAcaatataaat GTAGACAACACGTATGTCAAGGCTGTGGATACCGTTTTGGAAAATCATTATTTCACGCTAATTGTAGAGGATATGAAaacagcaaaaaaaatagttgagtttatagaaaagaaaagagatgaaaaaaaaaataaagaatttgacttcaaagatttttttttcggAAAATTAACTATAGTACCTTTattgaacataaaaaaatatagtgaGTTTACTTATCCAAATGATAAGAACATTATTCCGTTGATAAATTgtgtaaattataatagcaaaatatatgaatttttaaaaaatattttatttaaaactgTTATTGTAAAATCGTTGGAATCGTGTCAGAATTATTTAGAAGACAGTTACAACTGCGTGAACATTGAGGGAGACTAC CTAAGCAATCATGGTTTCATGAATGGCGggtacaacaaaaaaaaatatggcaTTTACACAATATACAACAAGTTGAAAGAATTgaaggaagaagaaaaaaaagagaaaagtaCTATTGAAGAGTTAACAaagaaaattgaaaaaatagagGATGAATTAATAGATATTTATGATAAGAAATCAACTATGTTAGCTCAAAAAAATGGTTGTGTAACAACCCTTAACTCAATTACAAATAACATACATGCGAATGATGAAAACATTAGAACGAccaatgaaaaaataaagtatttaaaagaaaaaaaagaaaacctTGAAGAGtataaagataaattaaaaatacaaatattacaGTTAcgaagtaataatataaacccAGATGAATCGCACAATGGG